The following coding sequences are from one Myxococcota bacterium window:
- a CDS encoding antibiotic biosynthesis monooxygenase yields MVKLSLFVRLEAKPGKEADVAAFLKQGLELANQESATPVWFGLRMGPSTFAVFDSFADESGRQAHLNGPIAKALMANAPALLATPPVIERLEVLGAKLP; encoded by the coding sequence ATGGTGAAGCTCTCGTTGTTCGTGCGACTCGAGGCCAAGCCCGGCAAGGAGGCCGACGTGGCCGCGTTCCTGAAGCAGGGCCTGGAGCTCGCGAACCAGGAATCGGCCACGCCGGTCTGGTTCGGGCTGCGCATGGGGCCCTCGACGTTCGCGGTGTTCGACTCGTTCGCCGACGAGTCGGGCCGCCAGGCCCACCTGAACGGCCCGATCGCAAAGGCGCTGATGGCGAATGCCCCGGCGCTGCTCGCCACGCCCCCGGTGATCGAGCGGCTCGAGGTACTCGGCGCCAAGCTCCCCTAG